One segment of Neobacillus endophyticus DNA contains the following:
- a CDS encoding alkaline phosphatase family protein: MLKKFRKKKRLFAGIALSSILMGSAGVYAAQEGLFGYNLVGEQADGSVQTPVNQLITPAGKQIEFGGNPISVAINPNGKTAVTIVGRSDYGGKGINVINLASGIMKAQDINLGLSHMWGLAYSKDGSQLYATGSSGSTGKVIVLSVASDGTPSIQKTINLPSASVGGNINPLDITVAPDGKLLVALNRDNSLGIIDPQSGAITKVAVENAPTSVLVNGNIAYVTNQGGRKAQAGDTTVDSSGTQVVTDHTGATTTGSVSVVDLTTNTVVKNIPVGVQPERMTQSGQYIFVTNTNSDTISVIDSKTNNVVQTIDVKPYPNAPKGSAPNAVKMVDGKLMVSLGRDNAIAVYNWQGPDKTPELQGLLPTAWFPVDIAVDSANKNLVVANADGIGSRGPARNLTIQGITVNGHSSYAQEGSISLIPFPTAMALAKGTNQVYMNNNWYGLKDLNAKPRENKKPVAMPERVGEPSTIKHVFYIIKENRTYDQVLGDLGKGNGEPALTQFPQQVTPNLHKLASTFPLLDNMYTSGIQSASGHQWVMQGTNTDYEDKETDTANVKSYPGGAGDAMAYAPTGHLWDQALKYGKSVENFGEDTTGFTGPEPYGNWTDWWKDYQILSGQQQGTLHVPIGDYSATSDIPSLGPITYKPFPTFDTNIPDQYRYEIFKQQFEKHVKNNDLPALSTMWVMDDHTAGNSTNNPTPQAMVADNDLAVGKIVDLISHSPYWKDSVIFITEDDAQNGLDHVDGHREPAFVISPWVKKEMINSHYWTVINMVRSIEQILGLPAMNQNDAAAEPMSELFTNKPDYTPYNFLPNEIPLDTLNGQPGSNTAALANTTNVTPQTKELAKQWTEWSNKHKAEFSGKHAAPDAVNANMLNHSVWYATKGFDQPYPGEKKVLTPDEAQQQPESSAPSPADN, encoded by the coding sequence ATGCTAAAGAAATTCAGAAAAAAGAAACGGTTGTTTGCGGGGATTGCATTAAGCAGTATATTGATGGGGTCAGCGGGGGTGTATGCGGCACAAGAAGGTCTTTTTGGGTACAATCTGGTTGGAGAACAAGCGGATGGCTCTGTCCAAACTCCTGTAAACCAGTTAATCACACCTGCTGGAAAACAAATTGAATTTGGCGGGAACCCAATTTCTGTTGCGATTAATCCAAACGGAAAGACGGCGGTAACGATCGTGGGACGTAGCGATTATGGCGGAAAAGGTATAAATGTGATCAATCTTGCAAGTGGAATAATGAAAGCTCAGGATATCAACTTAGGACTTTCTCATATGTGGGGACTGGCATATTCAAAAGATGGCAGCCAACTCTATGCAACGGGTTCATCAGGCTCTACAGGAAAAGTGATCGTCCTGTCTGTTGCATCAGACGGCACTCCTTCTATCCAAAAAACTATCAATCTTCCATCTGCCTCAGTTGGCGGAAATATTAATCCGCTTGATATCACGGTTGCACCCGATGGCAAGCTGCTAGTTGCTTTGAACCGTGACAACAGCCTAGGAATCATCGATCCACAATCAGGTGCAATAACCAAAGTTGCCGTTGAAAATGCTCCTACAAGTGTTTTAGTCAATGGCAATATTGCCTATGTTACCAACCAAGGCGGACGCAAAGCCCAAGCAGGTGATACAACTGTTGATTCATCAGGCACACAAGTTGTAACTGATCATACAGGTGCCACAACAACAGGAAGTGTATCCGTAGTAGACCTCACGACAAATACTGTTGTTAAAAATATTCCAGTTGGTGTGCAGCCTGAACGGATGACACAGTCCGGACAGTACATATTTGTAACCAACACAAATAGTGACACCATTTCTGTCATCGATTCAAAAACAAATAATGTCGTCCAAACCATCGATGTCAAGCCATATCCAAATGCTCCAAAAGGTTCTGCACCTAACGCCGTTAAAATGGTGGATGGAAAATTAATGGTCAGCCTTGGACGTGACAACGCAATAGCAGTATATAATTGGCAAGGTCCCGATAAAACACCTGAATTGCAAGGACTATTGCCGACTGCTTGGTTCCCGGTGGATATCGCCGTAGATTCTGCCAATAAAAACCTCGTCGTTGCGAATGCAGATGGGATTGGCTCTCGCGGACCTGCACGTAATTTAACGATTCAGGGTATTACGGTTAACGGACACTCTTCTTATGCGCAAGAAGGATCTATTTCTTTAATCCCATTTCCAACTGCAATGGCATTAGCTAAGGGTACAAATCAAGTTTATATGAATAATAACTGGTACGGCTTAAAGGATCTAAACGCAAAGCCCCGTGAAAATAAGAAGCCTGTTGCAATGCCAGAACGAGTAGGTGAGCCTTCAACTATTAAACACGTTTTCTATATTATTAAAGAAAACAGAACCTATGATCAAGTATTAGGCGATCTTGGAAAGGGGAACGGAGAACCAGCATTAACACAGTTCCCTCAGCAAGTGACTCCAAACCTGCATAAACTAGCTAGCACCTTCCCGCTTTTAGATAACATGTATACTTCAGGAATTCAATCGGCTAGCGGACACCAATGGGTCATGCAAGGAACGAATACCGACTACGAGGATAAAGAAACAGATACAGCCAACGTAAAAAGTTATCCAGGTGGAGCAGGTGATGCAATGGCGTACGCACCGACCGGTCATTTATGGGATCAAGCTCTAAAATACGGTAAGTCTGTCGAAAACTTTGGGGAAGATACAACAGGCTTCACAGGTCCGGAGCCATACGGAAATTGGACAGACTGGTGGAAAGATTATCAAATTTTGTCTGGCCAGCAGCAAGGAACCCTTCATGTTCCGATCGGCGATTATTCTGCAACATCCGATATTCCATCACTTGGCCCGATTACGTACAAGCCGTTTCCTACCTTTGATACGAATATTCCGGATCAGTATCGTTATGAAATTTTCAAACAGCAATTTGAAAAGCATGTCAAAAATAATGACCTGCCAGCATTGTCCACCATGTGGGTAATGGATGACCACACAGCTGGAAATTCAACCAACAATCCAACACCACAGGCGATGGTTGCTGATAATGACCTTGCGGTTGGAAAAATTGTTGATCTGATTTCACACAGCCCATATTGGAAAGACTCTGTTATTTTTATCACAGAAGACGATGCCCAAAACGGATTAGATCATGTTGACGGCCATCGTGAGCCTGCATTTGTCATCAGTCCATGGGTGAAAAAAGAAATGATCAATAGCCATTATTGGACAGTAATTAACATGGTTCGCAGTATTGAACAGATTCTCGGATTGCCTGCCATGAACCAAAACGATGCAGCTGCAGAGCCAATGAGCGAGCTATTTACCAATAAACCGGACTACACTCCATATAACTTTTTGCCAAACGAAATCCCACTTGACACATTAAATGGACAGCCAGGCTCTAACACTGCAGCACTTGCCAACACGACGAATGTGACCCCGCAAACAAAAGAACTTGCGAAGCAGTGGACGGAATGGTCGAACAAACATAAAGCTGAATTTTCAGGCAAACACGCTGCCCCAGATGCAGTCAATGCCAATATGCTTAATCATTCAGTTTGGTATGCTACCAAAGGTTTTGATCAGCCTTATCCTGGTGAGAAAAAAGTACTTACACCTGATGAAGCGCAGCAACAGCCAGAAAGCAGCGCACCATCACCGGCAGACAATTAA